One genomic window of Pseudomonas chlororaphis subsp. piscium includes the following:
- a CDS encoding helix-turn-helix domain-containing protein, producing the protein MRTPEWTGQLWLGRDYGLIQGELGRTLPHAHYAHQLILAPAAPVTVSLDGQPRTARHVFIPAMQRHAILDAPGTLFTLYAEPLTIDAQALQDSLLGVELTLPALTEALQRCPRRILQDRRLEKALAALDRQLTGKVSASALAAHAHLSLSQLERLFSGQLGLPVRRLVLWRRLRLAMGLVLAGQAITEAAHGAGFADSAHFSRTLKTLFGVTARQALQHIELRLLD; encoded by the coding sequence GTGCGCACGCCCGAGTGGACAGGCCAGCTGTGGCTCGGGCGTGACTACGGACTGATCCAGGGCGAGCTGGGGCGCACCCTGCCCCACGCTCACTACGCCCATCAACTGATCCTCGCCCCCGCTGCACCGGTCACCGTCAGCCTCGATGGCCAGCCCCGCACCGCCCGCCACGTGTTTATCCCGGCCATGCAACGGCATGCCATCCTCGACGCGCCCGGGACCCTGTTCACCCTCTACGCCGAACCGCTGACGATTGACGCCCAGGCCCTGCAAGACAGCCTGCTGGGTGTCGAGCTGACGCTGCCGGCGCTGACCGAAGCGCTGCAGCGTTGCCCGCGTCGAATCCTCCAGGACCGAAGGCTCGAAAAGGCCCTGGCCGCCCTCGACCGGCAATTGACCGGCAAGGTCTCGGCCAGTGCCCTAGCGGCCCATGCGCACCTGTCCCTGAGCCAGCTCGAACGGCTGTTCAGTGGCCAGCTCGGCTTGCCGGTGCGACGCCTGGTGCTGTGGCGGCGCCTGCGCCTGGCGATGGGCCTGGTGCTGGCGGGCCAGGCCATCACCGAGGCGGCTCATGGCGCCGGGTTTGCCGATTCAGCACACTTCTCCCGCACCCTGAAAACCCTGTTCGGCGTCACCGCGCGCCAGGCCCTGCAACACATCGAACTGCGCCTGCTGGACTGA
- a CDS encoding sterol desaturase family protein — MKAMIKGLYGPAFFAGFIGAGVWVIGTPGLAPGWLLLVFAGALGVSFLAEWWLPYEVDWNRPQQDRLRDVLHALVNESLNALGLLLLPGLVSLLAFDGLWPRGWSLWAQLALAIVVADCGLTLAHYFSHRLSWLWRLHAVHHSVQRLYGFNGLMKHPLHQLLEASAGLLPLLFLGIPLPVAQLLAFAIAIQLLLQHSNVDMRPGPLGWVFAWAPMHRFHHMKYGTAGNVNFGLFFNVWDWLLGTAFYSSAYPIHQGDLGIGSQPDYPKAYWRQLLAPFSRQAVHEEPLVPLPLRR, encoded by the coding sequence ATGAAAGCAATGATCAAAGGCTTGTACGGTCCCGCGTTTTTCGCCGGTTTCATCGGCGCTGGCGTGTGGGTGATAGGCACGCCGGGGCTGGCCCCGGGCTGGTTGCTGCTGGTGTTCGCCGGGGCGCTCGGGGTGTCCTTCCTGGCGGAGTGGTGGTTGCCCTATGAGGTGGACTGGAACCGCCCGCAGCAGGATCGCCTGCGTGACGTGCTGCACGCGCTGGTCAATGAAAGCCTGAACGCCCTGGGGTTGCTGCTGTTGCCGGGGCTGGTGAGCCTGCTGGCGTTCGATGGCTTGTGGCCGCGTGGCTGGTCGTTGTGGGCGCAGTTGGCGCTGGCGATTGTCGTCGCCGACTGCGGCCTGACCCTGGCGCATTACTTCAGCCACCGGCTGTCCTGGCTGTGGCGCCTGCACGCGGTGCATCACAGCGTGCAGCGCTTGTATGGCTTCAATGGCTTGATGAAGCACCCGCTGCATCAGTTGCTGGAAGCCAGCGCCGGGTTGTTGCCGCTGCTGTTCTTGGGGATCCCGTTGCCGGTGGCGCAACTGCTGGCGTTTGCCATCGCCATCCAGTTGCTGTTGCAGCACTCCAATGTCGACATGCGCCCCGGTCCCCTGGGCTGGGTGTTTGCCTGGGCGCCGATGCACCGTTTTCACCACATGAAGTACGGCACCGCCGGCAATGTGAATTTCGGCCTGTTCTTCAATGTCTGGGACTGGCTGCTGGGCACGGCGTTTTATTCCTCGGCCTACCCGATTCACCAGGGCGACCTGGGCATCGGCAGCCAGCCGGATTATCCCAAGGCGTATTGGCGACAGTTGCTGGCCCCCTTCAGCAGGCAAGCCGTGCATGAGGAACCGCTGGTGCCTTTGCCGTTGCGGCGTTGA
- a CDS encoding PepSY domain-containing protein: MKTLTALFAATALTLTAGLAQADVRPDLIPGLLKAGTIMDLEKLNQAALAEHPGTTAANITDTELEQTAAGAYVYQVELRDAKGIEWDVNLDAKTGKVLSNKQDK; this comes from the coding sequence ATGAAAACGTTGACTGCCCTGTTCGCCGCTACCGCCCTGACCCTGACCGCAGGCCTGGCCCAGGCCGACGTGCGCCCGGACCTGATCCCGGGCCTGCTCAAGGCCGGCACCATCATGGACCTGGAAAAACTCAACCAGGCAGCACTGGCCGAGCACCCTGGCACCACCGCCGCCAACATCACCGACACCGAACTGGAACAGACCGCGGCCGGCGCGTACGTCTACCAAGTGGAGCTGCGCGACGCCAAGGGCATCGAGTGGGACGTCAATCTGGATGCCAAGACCGGCAAGGTCCTGAGCAACAAGCAAGACAAGTAA